From a single Microbacterium terrisoli genomic region:
- a CDS encoding sugar transferase has product MILVLAVFGAQLVWFSSFRTTVATWPGIGRPEITYLGVSAALVIGWMAALSLTDSRTARVLGVDATEYRRVADASLRIFGLIAIIALLVKIDLARGYLLISLPIGVCLLVLGRWMWRRWLIHQRRLGLYSRRVVLLGSSTSIEQVARDLQRFPGAGYLVVGACTSAQEASERGWMLADGQVRVLGDFDDIIDAMARVNADTVIVTGSDDLPAARVKELSWQLESGRQHLVLSPGIADVAGPRIHTRPVAGLPLVHVETPRLRRGQLLAKRGLDVSLATVGIIVLSPLLAALAVLVRTNDGGPAIFAQTRVGRDGRGFRMYKFRSMVPDAEERLAEVRDRAQDSGNEVLFKLRCDPRVTTVGRWMRRYSLDELPQLFNVLAGDMSLVGPRPPLRSEVEQYPESVHRRFLMKPGITGLWQVSGRSSLSWDTSVRLDLSYVENYSVVGDLVILGKTARAVLLPGEDAH; this is encoded by the coding sequence GTGATCCTCGTCCTGGCGGTGTTCGGGGCGCAGCTGGTCTGGTTCAGTTCGTTTCGCACGACCGTGGCGACATGGCCCGGCATCGGACGACCCGAGATCACATATCTCGGCGTGTCGGCCGCTCTGGTCATCGGCTGGATGGCGGCGCTGTCGCTCACGGACTCGCGAACCGCTCGCGTACTGGGCGTGGACGCTACCGAGTATCGGCGCGTCGCCGACGCAAGTCTGCGCATCTTCGGCCTCATTGCGATCATCGCGCTCCTGGTGAAGATCGACCTCGCCCGCGGCTATCTTCTGATCTCACTGCCGATCGGTGTGTGTCTGCTCGTGCTCGGCCGCTGGATGTGGCGCCGATGGCTGATCCATCAGCGCCGACTGGGACTGTACTCGCGTCGCGTCGTGCTGCTGGGGTCGTCGACGTCGATCGAGCAGGTCGCCCGCGATCTGCAGCGCTTCCCGGGTGCCGGATATCTCGTGGTCGGCGCCTGCACCTCGGCTCAGGAGGCTTCCGAGCGCGGGTGGATGCTGGCCGACGGGCAGGTGCGTGTGCTCGGCGACTTCGACGACATCATCGACGCGATGGCGCGGGTCAATGCCGACACGGTCATCGTCACCGGCTCAGACGACCTGCCTGCGGCCCGCGTCAAGGAGCTGTCCTGGCAGCTGGAGTCGGGGCGTCAGCACCTGGTTCTCTCTCCGGGGATCGCAGACGTCGCAGGTCCCCGCATCCACACGCGCCCGGTGGCCGGGCTCCCGCTGGTCCACGTCGAGACGCCGCGGCTGCGCCGGGGTCAGCTGCTCGCCAAGCGGGGACTCGACGTTTCGTTGGCCACGGTCGGGATCATCGTGCTCAGCCCGCTTCTCGCCGCGCTTGCCGTCCTCGTGCGCACCAACGACGGTGGACCGGCGATCTTCGCGCAGACCCGTGTGGGCCGCGACGGCCGCGGGTTCCGCATGTACAAGTTCCGTTCCATGGTGCCCGACGCCGAGGAGCGGCTGGCCGAGGTGCGCGACCGGGCGCAGGACAGTGGCAATGAAGTGCTCTTCAAGCTGCGCTGCGATCCACGGGTGACCACCGTGGGCAGGTGGATGAGGCGTTACAGCCTCGACGAGCTTCCGCAGTTGTTCAACGTGCTCGCCGGAGACATGTCTCTGGTCGGGCCGAGGCCGCCGCTGCGGTCGGAAGTGGAGCAGTACCCGGAGTCGGTGCATCGCCGGTTCCTCATGAAGCCGGGGATCACCGGCTTGTGGCAAGTGAGTGGTCGGTCGTCGCTGTCGTGGGACACAAGCGTTCGGCTCGACCTCTCGTACGTGGAGAACTATTCGGTCGTGGGCGACCTCGTCATCTTGGGGAAGACGGCGCGGGCCGTACTTCTCCCTGGGGAGGACGCGCATTGA